From one Micromonospora siamensis genomic stretch:
- a CDS encoding outer membrane protein assembly factor BamB family protein, protein MTVIDLGELRDDPDEDRREPRPPRSVGRPLRLALVLALVLATVAGADAGRERLPALVPAPTGATPFLAAERLYVVEPGPDRQSPGTLVAYPLPAAGRRGPLRPAPLWRAGLPGRGEIFGALELAGTVVVTGTAVRDDTYLTAAFDRATGTLRWQQPGVAISGGRELLVQTGPAQGTTGTVRRVDPATGHALWSVPSSPDALHVGWRDDRVDRLVLVPTEGPVEVWDARSGRRLRAADLAPGALPQYQRAQIVDDLLLLLPDASTVIAYGLEKLDRRWQVDLPLVGYLTSCAALICALGQTGGIRALDRATGRTVWSDQRGQPVDERDGRLLVTEPGPPGAGPLRLVDAATGRVEADLGDWELVRRLRRDDPPVGVRRAGEDKVLVADLDLAAGAVGNLDVLVGATGDCQANPDVLLCSRDDGTFGLWQRER, encoded by the coding sequence GTGACGGTCATCGACCTGGGCGAGCTGCGCGACGATCCCGACGAGGACCGCCGCGAGCCCCGGCCGCCCCGGTCCGTCGGCCGACCGCTGCGCCTGGCCCTGGTGCTGGCGTTGGTGCTCGCCACCGTGGCGGGCGCCGACGCGGGGCGCGAGAGACTGCCCGCCCTGGTGCCGGCGCCCACGGGCGCCACCCCGTTCCTCGCCGCGGAACGGCTCTACGTGGTCGAGCCGGGCCCCGACCGGCAGAGCCCCGGCACGCTGGTCGCCTATCCGCTGCCGGCGGCCGGCCGGCGGGGGCCGCTGCGGCCGGCGCCGCTGTGGCGGGCGGGCCTGCCCGGCCGGGGCGAGATCTTCGGGGCCCTGGAGCTGGCCGGGACGGTGGTGGTGACCGGCACGGCGGTCCGGGACGACACCTACCTGACCGCCGCGTTCGACCGGGCAACCGGGACACTGCGGTGGCAGCAGCCCGGCGTGGCGATCAGCGGCGGCCGGGAACTGCTGGTGCAGACCGGCCCGGCACAGGGGACGACGGGCACGGTCCGCCGGGTCGACCCGGCCACCGGGCACGCGCTCTGGTCGGTGCCGAGTTCGCCCGACGCGCTGCACGTCGGGTGGCGGGACGACCGGGTGGATCGGCTGGTGCTGGTGCCGACCGAGGGTCCGGTGGAGGTGTGGGACGCCCGCTCCGGGCGCCGACTGCGCGCCGCCGACCTCGCCCCGGGTGCGTTGCCGCAGTACCAGCGGGCGCAGATCGTCGACGACCTGCTGCTGCTCCTGCCCGACGCCAGCACCGTCATCGCGTACGGACTGGAGAAGCTGGACCGGCGCTGGCAGGTCGACCTTCCGCTGGTCGGCTACCTGACGTCCTGCGCAGCGCTGATCTGCGCGCTCGGCCAGACCGGCGGGATCCGGGCGCTGGACCGGGCGACCGGCCGTACCGTCTGGAGCGACCAGCGTGGGCAACCGGTCGACGAGCGGGACGGCCGACTGCTGGTCACCGAGCCCGGCCCGCCCGGAGCCGGCCCGTTGCGGCTGGTCGACGCGGCCACCGGCCGCGTCGAGGCCGACCTGGGCGACTGGGAGCTGGTCCGACGGCTGCGGCGCGACGATCCGCCGGTCGGCGTGCGCCGGGCCGGTGAGGACAAGGTGCTGGTCGCCGACCTCGACCTGGCCGCCGGTGCGGTGGGTAACCTGGACGTGCTGGTCGGCGCCACCGGAGACTGCCAGGCCAACCCGGATGTGCTGCTCTGCTCGCGCGACGACGGCACGTTCGGCCTGTGGCAGCGGGAGCGGTGA
- a CDS encoding response regulator transcription factor — protein sequence MRVLVVEDERNLADAIARGLRKRGMAVDVAYDGDTGHEAAFVTRYDVVVLDRDLPGRHGDEICADLVASGTLTRVLMLTASGTVADRVEGLQLGADDYLPKPFAFDELVARVQALGRRATPAAPPVLELADLSLDPARRVVTRAGTPVDLTNKEFGVLCELLKARGAVVSSEELLERVWDANTDPFTTIVRVTVMTLRKKLGDPPLIETVVGAGYRVAEVAA from the coding sequence ATGCGGGTACTGGTGGTCGAGGACGAACGCAACCTCGCCGACGCGATCGCGCGCGGGCTGCGCAAGCGGGGCATGGCGGTGGACGTCGCGTACGACGGGGACACCGGCCACGAGGCCGCCTTCGTCACCCGCTACGACGTGGTGGTCCTCGACCGTGACCTGCCCGGCAGGCACGGCGACGAGATCTGCGCCGACCTGGTCGCCTCCGGCACGCTCACCCGGGTGCTGATGCTCACCGCCAGCGGCACCGTCGCCGACCGGGTGGAGGGCCTGCAGCTCGGCGCCGACGACTACCTGCCCAAACCGTTCGCCTTCGACGAGCTGGTGGCCCGGGTGCAGGCGCTCGGCCGGCGAGCCACCCCGGCCGCGCCCCCGGTGCTGGAGCTGGCCGACCTGTCGCTGGACCCGGCCCGCCGGGTGGTGACCCGCGCCGGTACGCCGGTCGACCTGACCAACAAGGAGTTCGGGGTGCTCTGCGAGCTGCTCAAGGCGCGCGGGGCGGTGGTCTCCAGCGAAGAGCTGCTGGAGCGGGTCTGGGACGCCAACACCGACCCGTTCACCACGATCGTCCGGGTCACCGTGATGACCCTGCGCAAGAAGCTGGGCGACCCGCCGTTGATCGAGACGGTGGTCGGCGCCGGTTACCGGGTCGCCGAGGTGGCCGCGTGA
- a CDS encoding anhydro-N-acetylmuramic acid kinase, with translation MKIVGLMSGTSYDGVDVVAAEFTRAGQTLRMRPLGHRELGYDDELRSAIGALLPPAATTIEAVCRLDNRLGEVFAEAAALGVELAGGQADAVVSPGQTVFHWVDAGTVRGTLQLGAPARLAARVGVPVLSDLRSADVAAGGQGAPLVPAFDALLLDAADGPRAALNLGGIANLTVVAPEAPVLGYDVGPANALLDAAARKLLDRPCDTDGARAAAGRVHPALLALLLAEPYYAAAPPKSTGKELFHAGYLDAKLAALGEPVAADDVLATLTELTAATVAAECDRHRVTEVVAAGGGVRNPTLTGRLAALGAGRWRLRTTDELGVPAQAKEAYAFALLGWLSWHGLPGALPSVTGAARAAVLGSWTPSGPSRAAEPPVPPRRLVVSG, from the coding sequence GTGAAGATCGTCGGGTTGATGTCCGGGACGTCGTACGACGGGGTGGACGTGGTGGCGGCCGAGTTCACCCGGGCCGGCCAGACGCTGCGGATGCGCCCGCTGGGGCACCGGGAGCTGGGCTACGACGACGAGCTGCGGTCGGCGATCGGCGCGCTGCTGCCCCCGGCGGCCACCACGATCGAGGCGGTCTGCCGGCTGGACAACCGGCTCGGCGAGGTCTTCGCCGAGGCGGCGGCGCTCGGCGTCGAGCTGGCCGGCGGGCAGGCCGACGCGGTGGTGTCGCCCGGGCAGACCGTCTTCCACTGGGTCGACGCCGGGACGGTCCGGGGCACCCTCCAGCTGGGTGCGCCGGCCCGGTTGGCGGCGCGGGTGGGCGTACCCGTGCTGTCGGACCTGCGGTCGGCGGACGTGGCGGCCGGCGGGCAGGGCGCGCCGCTGGTGCCGGCCTTCGACGCCCTGCTGCTCGACGCGGCCGACGGGCCGCGGGCGGCGCTCAACCTGGGCGGCATCGCCAACCTCACCGTGGTCGCGCCGGAGGCGCCGGTCCTCGGGTACGACGTGGGCCCGGCCAACGCGCTGCTCGACGCCGCCGCCCGGAAGCTGCTGGACCGGCCGTGCGACACCGACGGGGCCCGGGCGGCCGCCGGCCGGGTGCACCCCGCACTGCTGGCGCTGCTGCTGGCCGAGCCGTACTACGCGGCGGCGCCACCCAAGTCCACCGGCAAGGAGCTGTTCCACGCCGGCTACCTGGACGCGAAGCTGGCCGCGCTCGGCGAGCCGGTGGCCGCCGACGACGTGCTGGCCACGCTGACCGAGCTGACCGCGGCGACGGTGGCCGCCGAGTGCGACCGGCACCGGGTGACCGAGGTGGTGGCCGCCGGCGGCGGGGTGCGCAATCCCACACTCACCGGCCGGCTGGCCGCGCTGGGGGCCGGCCGGTGGCGGCTGCGCACCACCGACGAGCTGGGCGTACCGGCCCAGGCGAAGGAGGCGTACGCGTTCGCCCTGCTGGGCTGGCTCTCCTGGCACGGACTGCCGGGGGCGCTGCCCTCGGTGACCGGGGCCGCGCGGGCCGCCGTGCTGGGCTCCTGGACCCCTTCCGGGCCGTCCCGGGCGGCCGAGCCACCCGTCCCGCCGCGCCGGCTGGTGGTGTCGGGCTGA
- the dxs gene encoding 1-deoxy-D-xylulose-5-phosphate synthase yields the protein MSVEEGTANHGRLLDTVRGPQDVKRMSGEQLDILAAEIRDFLIAKVSRTGGHVGPNLGVVELTLAMHRVFDSPRDRLLFDTGHQAYVHKIVTGRQGGFDKLRQRGGISGYPSQAESEHDLIENSHASTALSYADGLAKAYALRGEQRAVVAVVGDGALTGGMCWEALNNIATSGNPLVIVVNDNGRSYSPTIGGLADHLSSLRLNPGYEKVLDTVKDALGNTPFVGKPMYEVLHAVKKGIKDAVAPQAMFEDLGIKYVGPVDGHDVAAVESALRAAKNFGGPVIVHAVTRKGYGYRAAEEDEADRLHGPGGAFDIETGKLLAAPSVKWTHVFADELVAIADERPDVVGITAAMAEPTGIATLARKHPERVYDVGIAEQHAATSAAGLAMGGLHPVVAVYATFLNRAFDQVLLDVAMHKLPVTFVLDRAGITGPDGPSHYGIWDMSVFGVVPGLRIAAPRDAATLREELREAVAVDDGPTIVRFPTGAVAADLPALRRVGPVDVLAESARTDVLLVAVGSFGQLGMEVAARVAEQGYGVTVVDPRWVRPVPAELVELAAGHRLVVTVEDGVRVGGVGDALAQAMRDADVRVPLKDLGVPADWHPHGTRAQILTDLRLTAQDVARDVTGWVSGLDAQPIEPADQPDGAAAQN from the coding sequence ATGAGTGTTGAAGAGGGCACGGCCAACCACGGTCGGCTGCTGGACACCGTTCGTGGCCCCCAGGACGTCAAGCGGATGTCGGGGGAGCAGCTGGACATCCTCGCCGCCGAGATCCGTGACTTCCTGATCGCGAAGGTCTCCCGCACCGGCGGGCACGTCGGCCCGAACCTGGGCGTGGTGGAGCTCACCCTGGCCATGCACCGGGTGTTCGACTCCCCGCGGGACCGCCTCCTGTTCGACACCGGCCACCAGGCGTACGTGCACAAGATCGTCACCGGGCGGCAGGGCGGCTTCGACAAGCTGCGCCAGCGTGGCGGCATCTCGGGCTACCCGAGTCAGGCCGAGAGCGAGCACGACCTGATCGAGAACTCGCACGCCTCCACCGCCCTGTCCTACGCCGACGGCCTGGCCAAGGCGTACGCGCTGCGCGGCGAGCAGCGCGCCGTGGTGGCCGTGGTCGGCGACGGCGCGCTCACCGGCGGCATGTGCTGGGAGGCGCTGAACAACATCGCCACCTCCGGCAACCCCCTCGTCATCGTGGTCAACGACAACGGCCGGTCCTACTCGCCGACCATCGGCGGCCTCGCCGACCACCTGTCGTCGCTGCGGCTCAACCCCGGCTACGAGAAGGTGCTCGACACCGTCAAGGACGCGCTCGGCAACACCCCGTTCGTCGGCAAGCCGATGTACGAGGTGCTGCACGCGGTCAAGAAGGGCATCAAGGACGCGGTCGCCCCGCAGGCCATGTTCGAGGACCTGGGCATCAAGTACGTCGGGCCGGTCGACGGCCACGACGTCGCCGCCGTCGAGTCGGCGCTGCGCGCCGCCAAGAACTTCGGCGGCCCGGTGATCGTGCACGCGGTCACCCGCAAGGGCTACGGCTACCGCGCCGCCGAGGAGGACGAGGCGGACCGCCTGCACGGCCCGGGCGGCGCGTTCGACATCGAGACCGGCAAGCTGCTCGCCGCCCCGTCGGTGAAGTGGACCCACGTCTTCGCCGACGAGCTGGTGGCCATCGCCGACGAGCGCCCCGACGTGGTGGGCATCACCGCCGCGATGGCCGAGCCGACCGGCATCGCCACCCTGGCCCGCAAGCACCCCGAGCGGGTGTACGACGTGGGCATCGCCGAGCAGCACGCCGCCACCTCGGCGGCCGGCCTGGCGATGGGTGGCCTGCACCCGGTGGTCGCCGTCTACGCCACCTTCCTCAACCGCGCCTTCGACCAGGTGCTGCTGGACGTGGCGATGCACAAGCTGCCGGTCACCTTCGTGCTGGACCGGGCCGGCATCACCGGTCCCGACGGGCCCAGCCACTACGGCATCTGGGACATGTCCGTCTTCGGGGTGGTCCCCGGCCTGCGGATCGCGGCCCCGCGTGACGCGGCGACGCTGCGGGAGGAGCTGCGGGAGGCGGTGGCCGTCGACGACGGCCCCACCATCGTCCGGTTCCCGACCGGCGCCGTCGCCGCCGACCTGCCCGCGCTGCGCCGGGTCGGCCCGGTGGACGTGCTCGCCGAGTCGGCCCGTACCGACGTGCTGCTGGTGGCCGTGGGCTCCTTCGGCCAGCTCGGCATGGAGGTCGCCGCCCGGGTCGCCGAGCAGGGCTACGGCGTGACCGTGGTCGACCCGCGGTGGGTCCGCCCGGTCCCGGCCGAGCTGGTCGAGCTGGCCGCCGGGCACCGCCTGGTGGTCACCGTCGAGGACGGCGTCCGGGTCGGCGGGGTGGGCGACGCGCTCGCCCAGGCGATGCGGGACGCCGACGTCCGGGTGCCGCTGAAGGACCTGGGTGTGCCGGCCGACTGGCACCCGCACGGCACCCGCGCGCAGATCCTGACCGACCTGCGGCTCACCGCTCAGGACGTGGCCCGGGACGTGACCGGCTGGGTCTCCGGCCTGGACGCGCAGCCGATCGAGCCCGCCGACCAGCCCGACGGGGCCGCGGCCCAGAACTGA
- a CDS encoding glycosyltransferase family protein → MTSTDLRGESPPAVDARHVESHAVAATLVDATAPLGDLRPAPPTAPAPVEATPSPAPAPRPRRRPDRRDLAVYGLFLLTALWVTSRIWADPAGRVASLYSSDPAQVQFFLAHSVRVVLHGEFPFYTDQFNYPDGVNLMANTAILALGIPMVPVTLLFGPAVSFVTLVTLGLAGTAAAWYHVLSRHVLRHRPAALVAGWFCGFSPAMLAHANWHPNIISQFLLPFLVWRALVLTRTTRPVRDGALLALLVTVQAFINEEILLFTALGIGVFLLAMLAQQPARWRSAWRPLGAGLAVCAALAGALLAYPLYVQFAGPMAYHGLSDAVRDYGNDLAAFVTPGSATLGGNQRANANLAPNYSEENAFFGWGLTLIAVGIVVWLRREPLVRALAATGLFFAVLSLGERVSWWDRDLVTGPWQLLVRLPLLDAVVPTRFGMITSVVVGVLLALAVRRALALRLPDRRTVRTLTSAVLAVALLPIAPMPLQVVSRPAVPEFITSGRWRPYVGAEQTLVPVPVPSMGNTNGMRWAASANLDFKIPGGYFLAPRNGNTGDPGQFGGRPSGFGDLLQRVSKTGRADRLDERQRRRSLDELRHWRAAVLVLPVGQPNAEPLRRTVEQVAGPGRRELDVWVWDVRRLTEPRGPRPRATAR, encoded by the coding sequence GTGACGTCTACTGACCTACGTGGCGAATCCCCGCCGGCCGTCGACGCCCGACACGTCGAATCGCACGCCGTTGCAGCCACACTGGTCGATGCCACAGCGCCGCTCGGCGACCTCCGGCCCGCGCCGCCGACCGCCCCGGCGCCGGTCGAGGCGACCCCGTCGCCGGCACCCGCTCCCCGCCCCCGACGCCGCCCGGACCGCCGGGACCTGGCCGTGTACGGCCTCTTCCTGCTGACCGCCCTCTGGGTCACCAGCCGCATCTGGGCCGACCCGGCCGGTCGGGTGGCGTCGCTCTACAGTAGCGACCCGGCCCAGGTGCAGTTCTTCCTCGCCCACTCGGTACGCGTGGTGCTGCACGGCGAATTCCCGTTCTACACCGACCAGTTCAACTATCCGGACGGCGTGAACCTGATGGCCAACACGGCCATCCTGGCGCTCGGCATCCCGATGGTGCCGGTCACCCTCCTGTTCGGACCGGCGGTCTCCTTCGTGACGCTGGTGACCCTGGGCCTGGCCGGCACCGCGGCCGCGTGGTACCACGTGCTCTCCCGGCACGTCCTGCGCCACCGGCCGGCCGCCCTGGTCGCCGGCTGGTTCTGCGGCTTCTCCCCGGCGATGCTCGCCCACGCCAACTGGCACCCGAACATCATCTCCCAGTTCCTGCTGCCCTTCCTGGTGTGGCGGGCGCTGGTGCTCACCCGCACCACCCGCCCGGTACGCGACGGCGCGCTGCTGGCCCTGCTGGTCACCGTCCAGGCCTTCATCAACGAGGAGATCCTGCTCTTCACCGCCCTGGGCATCGGGGTCTTCCTGCTCGCCATGCTGGCCCAGCAGCCGGCCCGGTGGCGGTCGGCGTGGCGTCCGCTCGGCGCCGGGCTGGCGGTCTGCGCGGCGCTCGCCGGGGCACTGCTGGCGTACCCGCTGTACGTGCAGTTCGCCGGGCCGATGGCGTACCACGGGCTCAGCGACGCGGTCCGCGACTACGGCAACGACCTCGCCGCCTTCGTCACCCCCGGCTCGGCCACCCTCGGCGGCAACCAGCGGGCCAACGCCAACCTGGCCCCGAACTACTCCGAGGAGAACGCCTTCTTCGGCTGGGGCCTGACCCTGATCGCGGTCGGCATCGTGGTCTGGCTGCGCCGGGAGCCGCTGGTCCGGGCGCTCGCCGCGACCGGCCTGTTCTTCGCCGTGCTCTCCCTCGGCGAACGGGTCTCCTGGTGGGACCGGGACCTGGTCACCGGCCCGTGGCAGCTGCTGGTCCGGCTGCCGCTGCTGGACGCCGTGGTGCCCACCCGGTTCGGCATGATCACCAGCGTGGTGGTGGGCGTGCTGCTGGCCCTGGCCGTACGGCGGGCCCTCGCGCTGCGGCTCCCGGACCGGCGCACGGTGCGTACCCTCACCAGCGCGGTGCTGGCCGTCGCCCTGCTGCCGATCGCGCCCATGCCGTTGCAGGTCGTCTCCCGCCCGGCGGTGCCGGAGTTCATCACCTCCGGCCGCTGGCGGCCCTACGTCGGGGCCGAGCAGACCCTGGTGCCGGTCCCGGTGCCCAGCATGGGCAACACCAACGGGATGCGCTGGGCGGCCTCGGCCAACCTCGACTTCAAGATCCCCGGCGGCTACTTCCTCGCCCCGCGCAACGGCAACACCGGCGACCCCGGCCAGTTCGGTGGCCGGCCCAGCGGATTCGGTGACCTGTTGCAGCGGGTGTCGAAGACCGGCCGGGCGGACCGGCTGGACGAGCGGCAGCGCCGCCGCAGCCTGGACGAGCTGCGGCACTGGCGGGCGGCCGTGCTGGTGCTGCCGGTCGGCCAGCCGAACGCCGAGCCGCTGCGGCGCACCGTCGAGCAGGTGGCCGGGCCCGGCCGGCGCGAGCTGGACGTGTGGGTGTGGGACGTCCGCCGGCTGACCGAGCCGCGCGGCCCGCGGCCCCGGGCCACCGCCCGCTGA
- a CDS encoding outer membrane protein assembly factor BamB family protein codes for MIELGELRHGDDDDPRPDPVRAAPPARAGRVLLVLLLVLLTAAGSAPDPVRREYVTLPGPQVSTFELADGRLFVADGPQSMRPTTEVVAYQVPEGRRLWRMPLVRGHRVLGLTVEAGTLLIASSPAGNGQPATTAVDVANGRVRWQRDGYPLFGREGTVLLQAGSGTDPGNLEAVGVTSGRVRWTRPWPTTGTTFEYGDPAGVGRFLQLDRRGRVQVYDARTGDLIVAGPIVPASHGFYDRVDTIGGLLLVEDGSGTVYAYGLDRLDARWRLRLPVEARDGWGYQDCGDVICLVTGESGAQVIDPATGRIRWSTDRADGLFPIGDRLLAGLFTQGQEAELTVLDPATGRRIADLGRWRVAVTDPTREPLFGLHRLKDNRELVAELNVAAGQARVLDVLPGYWDDCATRDRILVCRRLDGTLGVWRLGR; via the coding sequence ATGATCGAGCTGGGCGAGCTGCGGCACGGGGACGACGACGACCCGCGGCCCGACCCGGTCCGGGCCGCCCCGCCGGCCCGCGCCGGCCGGGTCCTGCTGGTGCTGCTGCTGGTGCTGCTCACCGCCGCCGGGTCCGCGCCCGATCCGGTGCGGCGGGAGTACGTGACGTTGCCCGGTCCCCAGGTGTCGACCTTCGAGCTGGCCGACGGCCGGCTCTTCGTGGCGGACGGTCCGCAGAGCATGCGCCCGACCACGGAGGTGGTCGCCTACCAGGTCCCCGAGGGGCGGCGGCTGTGGCGGATGCCGCTCGTCCGCGGTCACCGGGTGCTCGGCCTCACCGTCGAGGCCGGCACCCTGCTGATCGCGAGCAGCCCGGCCGGCAACGGTCAACCGGCCACCACCGCTGTCGACGTGGCCAACGGGCGGGTGCGCTGGCAGCGGGACGGCTACCCGCTCTTCGGCCGGGAGGGCACCGTGCTCCTCCAGGCCGGCTCCGGGACGGACCCGGGCAACCTCGAGGCGGTCGGCGTCACCTCGGGCCGGGTGCGCTGGACCCGGCCCTGGCCCACCACCGGGACCACCTTCGAGTACGGCGACCCGGCCGGGGTGGGCCGCTTCCTGCAGCTCGACCGGCGGGGCCGGGTGCAGGTGTACGACGCGCGGACCGGTGACCTGATCGTCGCCGGCCCGATCGTGCCCGCCAGCCACGGGTTCTACGACCGCGTCGACACCATCGGCGGGCTGCTGCTCGTCGAGGACGGCTCGGGGACGGTGTACGCGTACGGCCTGGACCGGCTCGACGCGCGGTGGCGCCTGCGATTGCCCGTCGAGGCCCGCGACGGGTGGGGCTACCAGGACTGCGGAGACGTCATCTGCCTGGTCACCGGCGAGTCCGGGGCGCAGGTGATCGATCCGGCGACCGGGCGGATCCGGTGGAGCACGGACCGGGCGGACGGCTTGTTCCCGATCGGCGACCGGCTCCTCGCCGGCCTCTTCACCCAGGGTCAGGAGGCGGAGCTGACCGTCCTCGACCCGGCCACCGGCCGCCGGATCGCCGACCTGGGGCGCTGGCGGGTGGCCGTCACCGATCCCACCCGGGAGCCGCTGTTCGGGCTGCACCGGCTGAAGGACAACCGGGAGCTGGTGGCGGAGCTGAACGTCGCCGCCGGCCAGGCCCGGGTGCTCGACGTGCTGCCCGGCTACTGGGACGACTGCGCCACCCGGGACCGGATCCTGGTCTGCCGCCGGCTGGACGGCACACTGGGCGTGTGGCGGCTCGGCCGCTGA